TTCGAATGCGCGCAAGGCGCCCAAGGGGGGAAGGCGGTAGCTCATTTATTTGATCTCAATGCACATAGGGTGTGCGCAATCATCGCTTTTCAAGGGGCCGACAGTTTTTCAAAATAGCAAATGACAGCGTTGCAACGTAGCGACTGCCCGCCTGCTTTATGGCAGTTTCTATTTGAATCAAACGAACATAAAAAGGATATGCCATGCCCTTCATCCGTACCAACGTTCCCCATCACCTGTCTGTGCAAGCCCGCCACTCGATCGTCCAAGGCATTCACGACGCCTTGGTCAGCAGCATTGGCATGCCGGTGGACGAGTTGTTCAACATGGTGGCCAGCTACCAGCCGGGTGAATTTGCCTGCAGCCGCACCTTCAACGGGGTGGCCCGGTCCGAGGATGTGGTGGTGGTGGAGATCACGCTGCGCCGGGGCCGCAGCGATGCCATGAAACGTGCGCTGTATGAGGCAATCGCCCGCAACCTGCAAAGCGCAGCGGGCGTGAACCCGGCCGATGTCTTCATCTTCATGCACGAGAACGACTATTCCGATTGGTCGGTGGGCGAGGGCCGCTTGGCGATGGGGCTGGTGCAGAACCGGGGGGCTGGCGCCTGAAGGCGTGCTTGCAAGCCCCCGCCTGTGGATGGGGCCGAGGCCAATTGAACCGCTCACGCTGAGCTTGTCGCAGGGCTCAGTCCACACGGGGATATTTCAAGTGTTCAAGAGCAAGGAGGCCGAATCCCTAAAATGCCGCGCATGGATGCAAGCCTTGACCTCTTCGACCGCAAAATTCTGGCCCTAGTGCAGCGCGACTGCCAGATGAACGCCGAGGTCATTGCCCAGGAGGTGGGCCTGTCGGCCTCGGCCGTGCAGCGCCGCCTGCGGCGCATGCGGGCCGACAAGGTCATCAGCGCCGAGGTGGCCGTGGTCAACCCCCAGGCCGTGGGCGGGGTCATGAGCTTTCTGGCTGGGCTGGAGGTCAAGGACAACTACGATGCGCTGCCCCGCATCCGCAGCTGGTCGCAGGGCGAGCCGGGGGTGCAGCAGGTGTACTACGTCACCGGCACTTTTGACATCGTGATGGTCATCGTGGCGCGCGATGTGAAGGCCTACGATGCCCTGGCGGCCCGCCTGATGAGCGACATTCCCCAGATTGCCCGCATGACCACCCATGTGGTCATCGACACCATCAAGAACAGCCTGTATGTGCCCGTGGACACCTCGGGAGACGCCCCTGCCAGCACGTAGCTGGGCAGCGGCACAGCCTTGCATCAGCGCGGCCGGTACATCTTGAACAACTGCTCTGGCCCCACCGTGAAGTAGTCGGCTGGGCCGCCCGCGCGCAGGATGTGGCCCGCGCTGGCGGTGTCGTACACGCCGTCCTTGAGCAAAGCCGTGTCGATGTGCACCGCCACCACCTCGCCCAGCACCAGCCAGGTGGGCACCTGCGCGCCATCGGCGCCCTGCAGCTGCACAACCTGGGTGCAACGGCACTCCATCGTCACTGGGCTCTCGGCCACGCGGGGCGGCTGCACCTGCGTGCTGGGCAGGGGGGTGAGGCCCGCCAGCGCAAATTCGCTCACCTCCGGCCCCACGGCGGCGCAGGTCTGGTTCATGGCCTCGGCCAGGTCGCGCGTGGCCAGGTTCCACACAAACTCGCCCGTCTCCTGCACGTTGCGCAGCGTGTCCTTGGCACCAATGCTGGCAAAGCCCACGATGGGCGGCACGTAGTTGAAGGCGTTGAAAAAGCTGTAGGGCGCCAGGTTCAGCGCGCCCGCCGCGCTGCGGGTAGATATCCAGCCGATGGGGCGCGGCCCCACGATGGCGTTGAACGGGTCGTGCGGCAGGCCATGGCCCTGGCGGGGCTGGTAGCTGTGCAGGGTGCGTGCGGTCATGGGTTCTGTCCTTGCGTAGCAAAGCAATTTTGCTATTAAAAATATAGCTGCTTGCGCTTATATTACAAGCGCTGGAGGGGTATTTTGCTTGAAATGGCTGCTTTGCGCTTGGCTCATCCCTCTGCACCCGACAGCGGTGCTTGCCGCGTGGGCCCACGGCGCTGTAGCGCCCTCAGGTTCTACAATCGCGCTCCTTCCCAGCCACGGGCCAGCCCACGCCACGCCCCCAGCCGTCCATGCCCTTCAGGCGCCACTGCGCGCGCCAGGGCCCCACCGACAGGCTGTGTGCCCGTGCTTGCCCACTACTACCAAGAACTGCTGAACTACTTTGCGCGTGCGGTGCGCAGCCGTGACCGGGCTTCGGACCTGGTGCACGAGGCGTACACCCGCGTGCTGGCGCTGGAGCAATCGGGCCAGGTGGTGGAGCAGCCCCGGGCCCTGCTGTACCGCACGGCGCGCAATTTGCTCATCGACCAGCACCGCCGCCAGGCCGTGCGCACGCCACACGCGGCAAGCGGTGCCACCGATGGCGCGATCGGTGACGAGCCCATGCCCGATGTGGCCGACTTGCCCGCGCCCGCAGCGCTGGGCCCCGAGGCGCAGGCCGCCTCGGCCCAGGGCATGGCGGCGCTGCTGGCCACCATCGATGCGCTGCCGCTGCGTTGCCGCGAGGCCTTCATCCTGCACAAGTTCGACGGCCTGCCGCAGGCCGAGGTGGCCGCGCACATGGGCATCTCGCGCAAGATGGTGGAGCAGCACATCCAGCGCGCCATGCTGGCCTGCCGCCAGTGCCGCGAGGCGCTGGAGCAAGGGCGCACCTGGGGGGCTGCGGCTGCTGGTGCGTCTTCACCCAAGAAGGCCCCCAAGCCACCAACGCCCGCTGCGCCCCAAGCGCCCGATCACCCCGCCTGAGCCCGACCCCATGGACTTCTCTGAAGACGACACCCACCTGCACCTGCCGCTGCCAGAGCAGGCACTGCGCTGGTGGGTGCGCAGCCAGCACGGGCTGAGCGCGCAAGAGCAGCACGCGCTAGACCAGTGGAAGGCCCAAAGCCCCGCCCACCAGCAGGCCTACGCCGCCTGGCAGGCCGATTGGCAAGCCCTGGACCAACTCAGCCCAGTCGCAGTGCAGCACCTGCGCAACCAACTGGCGCACGACCTGGCCGCCGAGGCCGTCTGTCCGCCTCAGGCCCAGACCGCTGCTAGCCTGCCAGGCCACCGCAGCCACCACCGCAGTGCCTGGGCCGGGCTGCACGCTGGCTGGCAGGCGTTGCCCCAATGGCTGGGTGCGGCATCCACCCGCTGGGCGCAAGGTGCGGTGGCTGCGGCGCTGGTGTTGGGCACCGCGTTTGGCGTGATGGAAGTGGTGGGCTGGTCGCCCTGGCAAAGCCCGCCGCAGTTTGCCCAGGCCTTTGCCGCGCCCCAGGGCCAGCAAACCCAGGTGCAACTGCCCGACGGCAGCCTGCTGCGGCTGGACACCAGCACGCAACTGAACGTGGCGCTGTACGCCCAGCGCCGCGAGGTGCGCCTGGCGCAGGGGCAGGCCATGTTCCAGGTGCAGGGCGATGCAGCGCGCCCCTTTGATGTGCTGGCCGGGCCGGTGCGCATCACCGTGGTGGGCACCCGGTTTGCGGTGCGCTACACCCCCGGCATGGCGGGCTACGACGGCGTGCGCGTGGCGGTGGAGGAGGGCCGGGTGCAGGTGGCCGCCCCCGGCGCCGCACCGGTGCTGCTGAAGGCCGGGCAGCAGGTGGTGACGGACGCCGCAGGCACCCTGGGCCCCGTGGTGGCCGTGCCGCCCTCAGGCATAGCCCCCTGGCGCGCCCACCGCGTCAGCTTTGACGACACCCCCCTGTCCCAGGCCCTGGCCGAGCTGGGCCGCTACGGCCCCACGGGCATCACGCTGCAAGACCCGCAACTGGGCGCGCTGCGCCTGACGGGCACATTCGACCCGCGCCACCTCGACAACTTTGTGCGCGCACTGCCGCGTGTGCTGCCGGTGCGGGTGGTGGCTTGTGGTGAGGACAGGGGCGGTAAGGAGGCCACCTGCATTGACGCGGCTGAAGTGGCGGGCGTGGGGCGGTGAATGTCTCAGAAACTGTGGACTATCCGCTTCGTGCCCGGAGCCGCTTTGAGAAGCTCCACCCGGAGGCTGCCATGGAGTTGCAGCGCACTGGCTCACAGTCTCAAGCGTGCTGTTGGAAATACCGGTCTCTGTTTACTGGCAAGCTATAGTTTGTTGAGTTGACGCCTGCCGGGTTTCGCGGAATTTTTATCCCTGGATTTTTGAACGGGCCACCCCCTGAAAACCTAGGCTGCAAGCCACTTTCAGGAGTAATCCGTGTCCAGAATATCCCGCAAGATTCAGTTTGTCCCGCAGATTTTGCGGGATACATAATGTTAGCCATTACGAAGTCATGGGATACGAAGTCCACATTACGCGCAAAGAAAACTGGTTCGATGATGGGCCTGAAATAGCCCTTGAGGAATGGCTTAATGTTGTACGGTCGGATGTCGAGATGCGTCTTGATGGTCAGGCCGAAGCAACAGTTGGTGCTGGGGCTGTTCTAAGAATGGAAGATCCAAGCATGTCTGTGTGGGTGGGGTACTCCAAGCACGGGCAAAACGGGAATATGGCTTGGCTTTGGCATAGCCGGGGTAATGTCATGGCAAATAATCCGGATGAAGAGATTCTGAGAAAAATGAGTCTCATCGCTACGCGACTATCAGCAAAAGTCCAAGGTGATGAAGGCGAGCTTTATGGGCAAGATGGCAATCCTATTGATGAAGAGGCTTCAACTCATTCCAACTTAGGCTTAAAGCCATGGTGGCGGTTTTGGTAAACGCCAGGGCCAACAATTTCCGCCGCCGCTCCTCACGTCAAACGTTGAGGCTGCAAAAAACCTTCTGTCAGCATTTTGCCGATGCACAGCATGAAAATTAGACCTGCCAGAACTGCGTATACGCCCCGATCTACTGTGGGGGAGGGGTTTATCACCCCCAAAAAACATGCTGTCTCAACATGTGCGGTGTTTTTTTACAGCCTCGTTAGATGCCATGAGTAAGCTCCGTTGCAAGTGTGGTCACTCAATCAGTGACAACACGAATGGATTGGCCTACAAAGCGTCACTGCTTAAGGACGGCGAAAACGACAAATTTTTTGACTGGCTCACAGCGGAAACTCAGAGCTACGTTGTTGCTGCTCAAACGGGTACTGTTCGGGAATGGCTTGCCGAAAAGGGCTATTCGACTGATTACGCAAACTTGATGTTGGATCATGGCAATGTCCTTCATGATCACATTCATGGCCGATGGTGCCTGGTCAAGCGCGACTTGTATGAATGTGAAGCATGTGGCCGAATCCATATCGAAGCCGAAGACAACGTTTTTGCCAGCTATGCATCTGACAATGAGAAGTGCAGCCAGATTCTTGCGGCAACCCCCAGCAATGGCATCTAACATTTTGGCCAACACAGACAAGCAACATCAGGTTGCGGCTTCGCGGCGCATGTCGCGTGCCGGTGGCCTCCAACGTTGAGCGCCCGCTTTCGTTTGAGGTGACAAACTGCTCCTGGCCGATCGCAGCGACCCACGGTGCCGAGCCACTTAGCTCCCCAATGGGGCCACAGTAATCGCTGACGGCTCAGTAGCTGTTAACGACATCCAACCGCCCCGCATAACCCACCTCCTTGCCTCGAGCCTTGGCTTTGTCCCAGGTGCATTGAGCCAGCGGACCCATCCTGCGTGAAGCCAAACCGCCTCTCATTCGCAAGGGGGCCCTGCGCAGAAATATCCCTCCAAAAATTTTTTCCCCACCGACCTAGGGAATGCGCAAAGTGCTGCGTCTACATGAGAACACTTCTTGTTCGCAACGTTCACCATGCACTCACACCCGAGGGAATTTCCGTCCATGCGCAGCCTTGGCCTCCGCCCCGCACCCCTGGCCCTGGCGGCCTGTCTGGCCCTGAATGCTTTGGCCGCACAGGCCCAGGCTTCTGCGGCCACTCCAGCACCCGCGCCCAACGTCGCCGCCACTGCAGCCCTGCCAGTGCAGATTGCGGCGCAGCCCCTGGCCCAGGCTTTGAACGATCTGGCCCGCCAGGCGCGACTGGAACTGGTGGTGCAGCCTGCGCTGGTGCAGGGCCGCCAGGCGCCTGCGGTGCAGGGCACGTTCACGGCGCGGCAGGCGCTGGACCGGTTGCTGGCAGGCACCGGGCTGGTGGCGGTGATCGAGGGCAGCCTGGTCACGGTGCAGCGCGACCCCGCCGCCGGGGCCTCGGGTGCTGCTGCTGCGGGTGTGGCGCTGGCTGAAGTGCGCGTGCAGGCGCAGGCCGAGCGTGGCCCGCTGACGGAGCACACGGGCTCGTACACCACTGCCCAAGCTGGCACGGCCACGCCGCTGGGCCTGAGCCTGCGCGAGACGCCGCAGTCCGTCAGCGTCATCACGCGCCAGCGCATGGAAGACCAGGGGCTGACCCAACTGGCCGATGTGGCCGCACAGACCGCAGGGCTGGTGGTGAGCCAGGCGGGCAATGCGGGGTCGGACTCATCGCCCATTTACTCGCGTGGCTTTGAGGTGGACACCTACATGGTCGATGGCGTGCGCCAGCTCGACTCCAACTACAGCGCTGTCTTCCAGACCAATGACATGGCGATGTTTGACCGGGTGGAAGTGGTGCGCGGTGCCTCGGGCCTGATGAACGGGCTGGGCACACCGGGGGCCGCTATCAACTTGATCCGCAAGCGGCCCACGCAAGATTTTCAGGCCCAGGTGAAGGCCGAGGCAGGCTCTTGGAACCTGCGCCGCCTGGAGGCCGATGTGGGCGGCCCGCTGAACGAGGCGGGCACGCTGCGCGGGCGGCTGGTGGCAGCTGCGCAAGACAACGACTCGTACATCGACCGCTTGAACGAGCGCAAAAAGCTGCTGTACGGCGTGCTGGAGGCCGACCTGGCGCCCGGCACGCTGCTGCGCGCAGGGGCATCGTTGCAAAACCACGATGCCACCGGCCACGCACGCGGCGGCTTGCCCGCCTACTACGCCGATGGCACACGCACGCAGTGGAGCCGCTCGGCCTCGGCCGCGCCCAGCTGGGCGTATTCCAAGCGGCACAACAACAGCGTGTTTGCCACGCTGGAGCACCGCCTGGCGGGCGACTGGCAGCTGCGCGCTACCGCCAGCCGCACGCAAAGCCAGTACGACGAGCTGGTGGGCTATGCCAGCGGCGGCAACCCTGACCGGGCCACGGGGGCAGGCGTCAACCTCTGGGCGGGCCGCTGGGCTGCCAAGCCCACCCAAGACAATCTGGACGTGCAGGCCACCGGCACTTACCAGCTGCTGGGCCGCACGCACGATTTGGCCCTGGGCGCGCAAATGAGCCGCACCACCTTCAGCGACCCCACCTACACCAACTGGTGGCACGACAACTGGAGCAGCGCCGTGCCCAACATCAATACTTGGGACGGCAACAGCCCCGCTGCCCCGTACAACCCCAGCGTGGGCCACTACCAATCGGACGAGCGCATGAACAGCGCCTTCGCCACCACCCGCCTCAAGCCCATGGACGGCGTGGCCGTGCTGGTCGGGGCGCGTGTGACGGACTGGAGCCGCTACAAGACCGACCTCACCTACAGCA
This Acidovorax sp. 106 DNA region includes the following protein-coding sequences:
- a CDS encoding tautomerase family protein, whose protein sequence is MPFIRTNVPHHLSVQARHSIVQGIHDALVSSIGMPVDELFNMVASYQPGEFACSRTFNGVARSEDVVVVEITLRRGRSDAMKRALYEAIARNLQSAAGVNPADVFIFMHENDYSDWSVGEGRLAMGLVQNRGAGA
- a CDS encoding Lrp/AsnC family transcriptional regulator, whose protein sequence is MDASLDLFDRKILALVQRDCQMNAEVIAQEVGLSASAVQRRLRRMRADKVISAEVAVVNPQAVGGVMSFLAGLEVKDNYDALPRIRSWSQGEPGVQQVYYVTGTFDIVMVIVARDVKAYDALAARLMSDIPQIARMTTHVVIDTIKNSLYVPVDTSGDAPAST
- a CDS encoding flavin reductase family protein translates to MTARTLHSYQPRQGHGLPHDPFNAIVGPRPIGWISTRSAAGALNLAPYSFFNAFNYVPPIVGFASIGAKDTLRNVQETGEFVWNLATRDLAEAMNQTCAAVGPEVSEFALAGLTPLPSTQVQPPRVAESPVTMECRCTQVVQLQGADGAQVPTWLVLGEVVAVHIDTALLKDGVYDTASAGHILRAGGPADYFTVGPEQLFKMYRPR
- a CDS encoding RNA polymerase sigma factor, with the protein product MLAHYYQELLNYFARAVRSRDRASDLVHEAYTRVLALEQSGQVVEQPRALLYRTARNLLIDQHRRQAVRTPHAASGATDGAIGDEPMPDVADLPAPAALGPEAQAASAQGMAALLATIDALPLRCREAFILHKFDGLPQAEVAAHMGISRKMVEQHIQRAMLACRQCREALEQGRTWGAAAAGASSPKKAPKPPTPAAPQAPDHPA
- a CDS encoding FecR domain-containing protein, whose translation is MDFSEDDTHLHLPLPEQALRWWVRSQHGLSAQEQHALDQWKAQSPAHQQAYAAWQADWQALDQLSPVAVQHLRNQLAHDLAAEAVCPPQAQTAASLPGHRSHHRSAWAGLHAGWQALPQWLGAASTRWAQGAVAAALVLGTAFGVMEVVGWSPWQSPPQFAQAFAAPQGQQTQVQLPDGSLLRLDTSTQLNVALYAQRREVRLAQGQAMFQVQGDAARPFDVLAGPVRITVVGTRFAVRYTPGMAGYDGVRVAVEEGRVQVAAPGAAPVLLKAGQQVVTDAAGTLGPVVAVPPSGIAPWRAHRVSFDDTPLSQALAELGRYGPTGITLQDPQLGALRLTGTFDPRHLDNFVRALPRVLPVRVVACGEDRGGKEATCIDAAEVAGVGR
- a CDS encoding TonB-dependent receptor, with product MRSLGLRPAPLALAACLALNALAAQAQASAATPAPAPNVAATAALPVQIAAQPLAQALNDLARQARLELVVQPALVQGRQAPAVQGTFTARQALDRLLAGTGLVAVIEGSLVTVQRDPAAGASGAAAAGVALAEVRVQAQAERGPLTEHTGSYTTAQAGTATPLGLSLRETPQSVSVITRQRMEDQGLTQLADVAAQTAGLVVSQAGNAGSDSSPIYSRGFEVDTYMVDGVRQLDSNYSAVFQTNDMAMFDRVEVVRGASGLMNGLGTPGAAINLIRKRPTQDFQAQVKAEAGSWNLRRLEADVGGPLNEAGTLRGRLVAAAQDNDSYIDRLNERKKLLYGVLEADLAPGTLLRAGASLQNHDATGHARGGLPAYYADGTRTQWSRSASAAPSWAYSKRHNNSVFATLEHRLAGDWQLRATASRTQSQYDELVGYASGGNPDRATGAGVNLWAGRWAAKPTQDNLDVQATGTYQLLGRTHDLALGAQMSRTTFSDPTYTNWWHDNWSSAVPNINTWDGNSPAAPYNPSVGHYQSDERMNSAFATTRLKPMDGVAVLVGARVTDWSRYKTDLTYSTGSMDLTDRSESGEVTPYLGLVVDLGAHWSAYANYTSIFQPQSNRTVSGAYLDPQTGDSFELGVKGAFWGDKLNLGASVYKARQDNLAVAIPNAFAPDGSQAYEAVSGTSTRGVEVEASGELRPGWQLAASLARNITHDRLRNRLLTNVPQTTAKLFTSYRIAGVGKGLTVGGGLRWQSEIYAENQGPLKVRNTQPAYAVVDLMVRYAVTSSVTLTANLYNAFDKSYYTTTGNSYYGAPRNVRVGVDVRF